The Dioscorea cayenensis subsp. rotundata cultivar TDr96_F1 chromosome 8, TDr96_F1_v2_PseudoChromosome.rev07_lg8_w22 25.fasta, whole genome shotgun sequence genome segment gtttaaagcttgatttaaattaaattttctagttataatataaaattatattatttctttatactgtaaatttttgttataagttctaatagatgaataatttaattttttttaattttaattacggaaaaaaatatgaagtcatttttgcaaatattagaaaaactaaaagataaatttaaaatatactgaaattttgagataaaactttataaagcttaagaaaattaaaaggtaAAAGAATTAAAGCgagaaataaaatcataatatttccATTTACCTCGAAATAAATTAACAAGATTCTTGTATCCTTaaacttaatttttatgataagaTTCTGTTTAGATTTACTTTtattgtgaatatttttatttagggGATAAAGATGTATTATTGTGTATGTAATAGTTCTTTTAAAAAGCCGAGCCTTTTAATAACACGTTTgagtaaaatttataattttaaactttttatattaaaattagtaaCAAAATGGATTTTTATCGATAAAATTGTTTGGATAATATAATTGCATACACATGTTTTGAactaaaatgaatgaaaaagtaatttttatgaTAAGATTCTATTTCGATTTGCCAATTATATTCCTTTTTGTGTTTTGAGTGCATATGAAAATCAAGataaagtattttaattttactatgtaaacaattttataatgttttaaaaataaattatattctaaaataatttataagatGCTAACAGTGTGAAATCActtaataaaatgataattactaaaaaaagttaaataatgcaaaattattaaattatagtAAATAATTTCATAAGATTGGATTAATAAATTCGGAGTGTATAATGATATCGTTAATTTGATtggtaatattaaaaaaaagttgtagaaatattaaataagagTAATGATTAACGAacgattaattaatatataaatacaaataataataataataataataataataataataataataataataataataataataagggtgGGAAGAAAAttgtcataaaattttaatattatatatatatatatatttgacttgATTTTATGGTGACATTAAAAAGGCTTATAAAGAGTAGACCTTTTGCCCAACGTGTGTATGTAACAATTCAAACTCAAAACTACTTATTAATATAAACTTCTGTCAGTTGAATCAATTCTTGGTGGTATTTAATAagcattaatgaaaaaaatcttataattctTTTACGAAAATTAACTAGTATAATCATATAAAGTTGTTAAATATACTAAATCAAACTgtaaatacaatttaaaaagagTGAGACGGAGAGAGAGGCGTACCAATTTAAATCACCATGCACAAAGTTTTGAAAGGGCTAATACCAAATAGTCAtgcttatttgttaaaaaacttGTCAAAACTTGTGAAGGGAGTGAAGAAAGGTGAAGCTAGaagattgaaaataaatatctatGGATGAGTTGTCTTGCAATTACCCACAAATCAAAACCCACATTTTTGGCTGGGAcagatataattttatattattaaacttTGTGACACATTTTGCAACACCAATCAATCGATGCAAATAATGTGTTGCAATCTGTCACAAACAaaattttgcgacacattttaCGACACTTTAAGATGGTTGTTTGTTTGCGACACAATTTGGTTTTTTCTACAACGTTATTGGTTTTTTTGTCGCACATCATTGTAATTTGTATCGcaaatttgtgatatttttatgtgtcgcaaatttATATGTTGTAAATagcaatttttttcttgtagcGATATATATCTTAAATTGATTAGATTAGGGATTTAGATTgtttatatatactaaaatataactctttaaagagattagattatgaatttggttttttttaactttttaatcattttaaatttattaatatatatatatatataaagaatacaCTGAAAATCGGATTAAATTCGGATAACAAGTCCTTGAAATTCAAATGTATCGGATCAGGATTTTTTTTCTCACACTATGAAGGGCAAATTCTGGTCGGATGATCTGGGTCATCTcctaaattaatatttctaggtTTGGGAAGAACATTCAAGTGTTATGGTCAATTTCGTCTGGGTTTTGACGGAACTTCCTCCCATCATCCATGGCGTCCTACCTCAAGTACGCAACACGGCGACGAAATCCAAACCCATCCTCGGCCGCGCTTCTCGTTATCGACATCCAGAACCACTTCGCCACCATCGCAGCGCCCATCCTCCCATCCCTCCGCACGACGATCGATCTCTGCCGTTCCGCCTCCATTCCCATCCTCTTCACCCGCCACCGCTACCGTTCCCCCGCTGACCACTCCATGCTCGCTGAGTGGTGGCCTGGCGACCTCATCCTTGACGGCACTGCTGCCGCTGAACTCCTCCCCGGCACCGGCCGCCAACCTGATGATCGCGTCGTCGAGAAGGACACCTACAGCGCGTTTAGAGGCACTGGATTGGAGGAAACTCTGAAGGAGATGGGGGTGGACGAGGTGATTGTGAGTGGGGTGATGACGAACTTGTGTTGCGAAACGACGGCGAGGGAGGCGTTTGTGAGAGGGTTCAGGGTTTTCTTCTCTACAGATGCCACAGCGACCAGCAACAACGAGTTGCACGAGGCCACACTTAAAAACATGGCTTACGGCTTTGCTTATTTGGTGGATTGCAAGTCACTTGAAATGGCTCTTGCCAACATCAAATAAGAAGGGGATATCATCTGAATGTTCTTTATTGTGTGTCTGTGTATGTTTTTAACTCGAATTCTAATGTTTATCATTGgattttgttgttatatttgtgaattttattttgttgaatgatttcagCTTCATCTTGTCTGCAATGTCCCCCTGCATTAAATTTGTGATAAATGAGTTGGGGGTTTTTGGGGGAGCTATAAGGCATTTATATGTTTACGTTTTAACTGATTTCCACTTCTGAATTATTCCCCGTAAGCCCTgttgttaactttttttttttcagcaatTGTTTATACCCGAATTATTGCTTAATTGTTCTATTAGATGTTACATTCGATTTGTGAaggttctctttttcttctgttCTCTGTAATAATGGTATTCTTCTACTTCTTGATACCTTTTCTATGGATTAGTgttcttttttatcatatcattcTTGTATTTAAGGGTTTCTGTTTtggaatataattatttaaatatctgaGTTAAATCGATTTGGTTTTGTAACTTAAGTTTTCATAGGTTTAATTTCCCAAATGTGTAAATTTTCAACATATGAGTCTATGACATAGACTGCTCAATAAatgtacattttttttcttcataggTGCTTTAGGGTTTTTTCATAGGTGCTTAGGGTTTTGTCATTTTACACCAGAAACGAATGcggaattatgtttttttatatattgaggcttttgtctattttatatttgaactttttaattataatttggattattattgataaatttagatttgaattttctattttatttttttataaatgtaacaAGTGCAATATAGTCAGTAGCGTGCGCAGAAGCTGTTACCACCATTGCTTCTTTTGAGATTTGAATTTGATATTTAGGCCTTGTTTAGATTAGTTTCTAGGAAGCTCATAAACActcttttttcataaattagccATGAGATGTTTTTAAAAGTTGTTTTGGAGTTACACAATTACTTAATTGTctttatgaaataaagaaatgacttagtttttaaaaagtacttcaaccaaatttaaaaatagtattttttttaaaaccaatcTAAAGTCTTAACTTTTCACATTAACATTTTTAACGGTAAGGCCAAGATGGTTGGGTTATACACCTTTGGtaatatgaatattttatttaaagatgctatttaaaaaaaaactttttttttgagaaagcgACAAATGACCCGAACCCAGGGGACGAACACGTGTGCACTGCCACTCACCGAACCATGCCTCACCtgcgagatggggatcgaactcgggagccacgctcgacactcgagaTGAAACACCCCTACTGAAAAGGGCCCGATCTGCGATAAGTCAAAATGGTCGTTAGCAAAAACCTAAAATTTGATCATTATTGTttggaaattaatttaaaactgtTGATGTTACGTTTATGTACATTTCTGTGCTTATAAAATTTTTGGGTCTTGCATTTACTTATAGGCTGTGGATTTCACACACAGGGTGCTCATATGGCCATTTATCAACTGTCGGCCGGTGGATGTACACCCAAAGGTTGGGTGTGACGATTATGCCTAGCACGTACTGTCTCATAGGTGCGCGCCCAAGGTTGGGTCTGACAGTTAATGCCAATTAATTATCACTTCAAATGCATCGTGATAGTTGATGTTAGTGATTAATCTTTTAAGTAGAAGTGATTTATTTAGAAAGTGATGTAAAATTATGTCATTTCCATCaggtaattttctttttcttttgattgacAGAGTTGCTAAGCAACTTCATGGCCGGTCTCTGGGAAAATGAGAGCAAGgtgaaatcataataatttttttaaattattctattaaataataaattacataataaaaaaatatataaaacatgattaataattataataaataaaatattaaacttaAACAAATCTAgagatttcaattttttaaaatattttttaattaatttacctATCGAataaaaaactcaattaaaactcaATCCCTTTGCGTGgtgcaaaattattaaaatttactaTCAAATTTACGATTACAAATTATTCTCAATAGAAATAATACCTAATCCGTTAAATCTCTGTGGGACAT includes the following:
- the LOC120267488 gene encoding nicotinamidase 2-like, with product MASYLKYATRRRNPNPSSAALLVIDIQNHFATIAAPILPSLRTTIDLCRSASIPILFTRHRYRSPADHSMLAEWWPGDLILDGTAAAELLPGTGRQPDDRVVEKDTYSAFRGTGLEETLKEMGVDEVIVSGVMTNLCCETTAREAFVRGFRVFFSTDATATSNNELHEATLKNMAYGFAYLVDCKSLEMALANIK